A single region of the Arthrobacter sp. zg-Y20 genome encodes:
- the ligA gene encoding NAD-dependent DNA ligase LigA: MSTAKTSPETTDTEAAVESVSTDTPPAGDLREEYQALAEQVRRYRFAYYNEDAPLVSDAEFDTLYRRLEEIEALHPELVTNDSPTQEVGGEVSAAFAPVEHLQRMYSLEDVFSLDELDAWVRKAEASVANIAPDAKIKWLTELKIDGLAVNLLYRNGELVRAATRGDGTTGEDITHNVLTIASIPRTLKGENLPAEMEIRGEVFIPSKEFAALNETMVEAGKAPFANPRNAAAGSLRQKDPEVTARRPLSMYVHGIGAREGLSAASQSETYELLKQWGLPTSPYYKVLDTYEEVLKYIAENGEHRHDLSHEIDGIVVKVDDFGLQRALGNTSRVPRWSVAYKYPPEEVNTKLLDIRVNVGRTGRVTPYGIMTPVLVSGSTVEMATLHNQDVVKAKGVKIGDIVVLRKAGDVIPEIVGPVVALRDAQDPPVRDFVMPTHCPSCGTELKPAKEGDVDIRCPNAKSCPSQLRERVFHLAGRGAFDIEALGWEAAIALTSPAEPENPPLTSEAGLFDLKVEDLADVRIERPKRVKGVVDGTELVPYFYTKGTAKKPSVPSATTRKLFEELEKAKTQPLWRVLVALSIRHVGPTAARALAGAFGSMEAIRAATEEQLAHVDGVGPTIAAALTEWFAEDWHREIVDAWAAAGVRMADERDESMPRTLEGLTVVVTGTLPNFSRDEAKEAILTRGGKASGSVSKKTDYVVAGENAGTKLEKAEALGVRVIDEDGFRTLLAEGSVPLDDEEPGDGNAAEALEEGSE; the protein is encoded by the coding sequence GTGAGCACAGCCAAGACATCCCCGGAAACCACGGACACCGAAGCCGCCGTCGAGTCGGTCAGCACCGACACCCCGCCCGCCGGGGACCTGCGCGAGGAATACCAGGCGCTCGCAGAGCAGGTGCGCCGCTACCGGTTCGCGTATTACAACGAAGACGCGCCCCTGGTTTCAGACGCTGAGTTCGACACGCTCTACCGCCGCCTGGAGGAAATCGAGGCGCTGCACCCGGAGTTGGTCACCAACGATTCACCCACCCAGGAAGTGGGCGGCGAGGTATCCGCGGCCTTCGCCCCGGTGGAACACCTGCAGCGGATGTACAGCCTCGAAGATGTCTTCTCCCTCGACGAGCTGGACGCCTGGGTCCGCAAGGCGGAAGCGTCGGTCGCCAACATTGCCCCGGACGCCAAGATCAAGTGGCTCACCGAGCTGAAGATCGACGGCCTGGCCGTCAACCTGCTCTACCGCAACGGCGAACTGGTCCGCGCCGCCACGCGCGGCGACGGAACCACCGGTGAGGACATCACCCACAACGTGCTCACCATCGCGTCCATCCCGCGCACGCTGAAGGGCGAAAACCTGCCGGCGGAAATGGAAATCCGCGGCGAGGTCTTCATCCCCTCAAAGGAATTCGCGGCCCTGAACGAAACCATGGTGGAAGCGGGCAAGGCACCGTTCGCCAACCCGCGCAACGCCGCCGCCGGTTCCCTGCGGCAGAAGGACCCCGAAGTCACGGCCCGCCGCCCGCTGAGCATGTACGTGCACGGTATCGGCGCCCGCGAAGGCCTCAGTGCGGCCAGCCAGTCCGAAACCTATGAGCTGCTCAAGCAGTGGGGCCTGCCGACGTCGCCCTATTACAAGGTGCTGGACACCTACGAAGAAGTGCTCAAGTACATTGCCGAGAACGGCGAGCATCGGCACGATCTCTCGCACGAGATTGACGGCATTGTGGTCAAGGTGGACGACTTCGGACTGCAGCGCGCGCTGGGCAACACCTCCCGGGTGCCGCGCTGGTCCGTGGCCTACAAGTACCCGCCGGAGGAAGTGAACACCAAGCTGCTGGACATCCGCGTCAACGTGGGCCGCACCGGACGCGTCACCCCGTACGGGATCATGACGCCGGTGCTGGTCTCCGGCTCCACCGTGGAGATGGCCACCCTGCACAACCAGGACGTGGTGAAGGCCAAGGGCGTGAAGATCGGCGACATTGTGGTGCTGCGCAAGGCCGGCGACGTGATCCCCGAAATCGTTGGCCCCGTCGTCGCCCTCCGCGACGCGCAGGATCCGCCGGTTCGCGACTTCGTGATGCCCACGCACTGCCCTTCCTGCGGAACCGAGCTGAAGCCGGCCAAGGAAGGGGACGTGGACATCCGCTGCCCCAACGCCAAGTCCTGCCCCTCGCAGCTGCGCGAACGGGTGTTCCACCTGGCCGGCCGCGGTGCCTTCGACATTGAGGCGCTCGGTTGGGAGGCGGCGATTGCGCTCACCTCGCCCGCCGAGCCGGAAAACCCGCCGCTGACCAGTGAGGCCGGCCTGTTCGACTTGAAAGTCGAGGACCTGGCGGACGTGCGGATCGAACGGCCAAAGCGGGTCAAGGGCGTGGTGGACGGCACCGAACTGGTCCCGTACTTCTACACCAAGGGCACCGCCAAGAAACCGTCGGTTCCTTCTGCCACTACCCGCAAGCTGTTCGAAGAGCTGGAAAAGGCCAAGACCCAGCCGCTGTGGCGGGTTCTGGTGGCGCTGTCCATCCGGCATGTGGGCCCGACGGCGGCACGTGCGCTCGCCGGGGCCTTCGGGTCCATGGAGGCGATCCGCGCTGCCACCGAAGAGCAGCTGGCACACGTCGACGGCGTCGGCCCCACCATCGCCGCCGCGCTAACGGAGTGGTTCGCCGAGGACTGGCACCGCGAGATCGTGGACGCCTGGGCCGCAGCCGGGGTGCGGATGGCCGACGAGCGCGACGAATCGATGCCCCGCACGCTGGAGGGCCTGACCGTCGTCGTCACCGGCACCCTGCCGAACTTCAGCCGCGACGAGGCCAAGGAAGCCATCCTGACCCGCGGCGGAAAGGCCTCCGGCTCGGTCTCGAAGAAAACCGACTACGTGGTGGCCGGGGAAAACGCCGGCACCAAGCTGGAGAAGGCCGAAGCCCTGGGTGTGCGGGTAATTGACGAAGACGGTTTCCGGACGCTGCTGGCCGAAGGGTCCGTACCGCTGGACGACGAAGAGCCCGGTGACGGGAACGCCGCCGAAGCACTGGAGGAAGGGTCCGAATGA
- a CDS encoding class I SAM-dependent methyltransferase, producing the protein MVDAHYNEPRLVALYDEDNAGRWDTDFYAGLLGTEPLRIADVGCGTGSFAVELTQAGHTVTGIDPAAGMLAAARSRPGSELVTWLAGTAEDLPAGPFDAAVMTGHAFQCLLTESEMLATLVAVRSRLVPGGTFYFESRNPAAKAWLEWDSGRSGPELQESSAGTLEVEWELISVQEENDGAVVIFEDRTTFLSDGEPFASRSTLKFPPADLLERLLQEAGFSSTDWYGDWDGGPFVEATSREIIIAARCHAAAEATRRVRGTG; encoded by the coding sequence ATGGTTGACGCACACTACAACGAGCCGCGCCTCGTTGCGCTTTACGACGAGGACAATGCCGGCCGGTGGGACACCGACTTTTATGCGGGGCTGCTGGGCACGGAACCGCTGCGGATCGCCGATGTTGGCTGCGGAACCGGCAGCTTCGCCGTCGAGCTGACGCAGGCGGGGCACACGGTGACGGGTATTGATCCGGCTGCCGGCATGCTGGCGGCCGCACGGTCCCGACCGGGTTCCGAACTGGTGACCTGGCTCGCCGGGACGGCTGAGGACCTGCCGGCAGGCCCCTTTGACGCCGCAGTAATGACCGGCCACGCCTTCCAGTGCCTGCTGACCGAGTCGGAGATGCTTGCAACGCTCGTTGCGGTCCGGTCGCGTCTCGTCCCCGGCGGCACCTTCTATTTCGAGTCCAGGAACCCGGCAGCCAAGGCCTGGCTGGAGTGGGACTCCGGCCGCTCCGGGCCGGAGCTCCAGGAGTCTTCCGCCGGGACCCTTGAGGTGGAGTGGGAGCTGATCTCGGTGCAGGAAGAGAACGACGGCGCGGTGGTCATCTTCGAGGACCGCACCACGTTCCTGTCCGACGGCGAACCGTTCGCCAGCCGAAGTACCCTCAAATTCCCGCCCGCGGATCTCCTGGAACGGCTGCTGCAGGAAGCCGGCTTCAGCTCCACGGACTGGTACGGGGACTGGGACGGCGGCCCCTTTGTGGAAGCGACGAGCCGGGAGATCATCATCGCCGCCCGGTGCCATGCGGCTGCCGAAGCCACTAGGCGCGTCCGGGGAACCGGATAG
- a CDS encoding GNAT family N-acetyltransferase, whose translation MSITIRLATEADFEDIRRITREAYLHGNHIEADNPYVKELENVEDRAKHTELWVAERDGKVAASAAITYAGQPYTDIAIEGELEFRMLAVDPAVQRGGVGRALVNAIIDYARNKDGIEAVSLTSMTTMLNAHALYLSLGFVRVPERDWTVPGEDYILWVFRKAV comes from the coding sequence ATGAGCATCACCATCCGGCTTGCCACCGAGGCTGATTTTGAAGATATCCGCCGGATCACCCGTGAGGCTTACCTGCACGGCAATCACATCGAGGCCGACAACCCCTACGTCAAGGAACTCGAAAACGTCGAGGACCGCGCCAAGCACACCGAACTGTGGGTGGCGGAACGGGACGGAAAGGTGGCAGCCTCCGCGGCCATCACCTACGCCGGCCAGCCCTACACCGACATCGCCATTGAGGGCGAGCTGGAATTCCGGATGCTCGCCGTCGACCCCGCCGTGCAGCGCGGAGGAGTGGGCCGCGCCCTGGTTAACGCCATCATCGACTACGCCCGGAACAAGGACGGCATCGAGGCAGTGAGCCTGACCAGCATGACCACCATGCTGAACGCCCACGCCCTCTACCTGTCCCTGGGCTTTGTCCGGGTGCCGGAGCGGGACTGGACCGTTCCCGGCGAAGACTACATTCTCTGGGTCTTCCGCAAGGCTGTCTAA
- a CDS encoding GNAT family protein translates to MTATPSGPRWPVITPRLTIRPAEAEDLPRMFDYRRKPEVAQWMTAQPTDVDAFVERLRQPEHLAATFAVEQAGTLIGDLYLARQDAWAQQEVEELARGTQAEIGYVIAPEFAGRGYGSEAVAALLRVCFEDLGLRRVVAECFADNTASWRVMEKAGMRREGRSRQGSLHRSGRWLDDLRYALLADEWRASRSGGSAVAEPPRHT, encoded by the coding sequence ATGACCGCGACTCCCTCCGGCCCCCGCTGGCCCGTCATCACACCCCGCCTCACCATCCGTCCCGCCGAAGCCGAAGACCTGCCGCGCATGTTTGACTACCGGCGGAAACCCGAGGTCGCCCAATGGATGACAGCCCAGCCCACGGACGTGGACGCCTTCGTGGAGCGACTCCGGCAGCCGGAACATTTGGCGGCCACCTTTGCCGTGGAACAGGCCGGAACCCTGATCGGTGACCTTTATCTTGCCCGCCAGGACGCGTGGGCGCAGCAGGAGGTAGAGGAGTTGGCGCGCGGTACACAGGCGGAGATCGGCTACGTCATTGCGCCGGAGTTCGCGGGGCGGGGGTATGGGAGCGAAGCCGTGGCCGCACTACTGCGCGTCTGCTTTGAGGACCTGGGCCTGCGCCGGGTGGTGGCGGAGTGTTTCGCCGACAACACCGCGTCCTGGCGGGTCATGGAAAAAGCGGGAATGCGGCGTGAGGGGAGGTCCCGCCAGGGGTCCCTCCACCGTTCGGGGCGCTGGCTGGATGACCTCCGCTACGCACTGCTGGCCGATGAATGGCGCGCATCCCGGTCCGGCGGAAGTGCCGTGGCGGAACCGCCCCGCCACACTTAG
- a CDS encoding inositol monophosphatase family protein — translation MSPLPDDVDPLELLEVAREAAAAGAAVLARRSAAGLNPVNKSADGDWVTDFDTAAEVAVREVLARLRPQDVVTGEELEAAVPVHSSGIRWSIDPLDGTTNFIRNIVYYATSVAAVNDDGEWLAGVVHAPALVRVYYAARGHGAWLAEHGTVRKLTGPDPERVGKLLGTGFSYNASVRDEQYAALPGLAGQFADVRRLGSAALDLCMVADGTLDAYTERGLNEYDYAAGALVAEEAGVPVQRPAKPGNDAEREAAFTTAGAALLG, via the coding sequence ATGAGCCCGCTGCCGGACGACGTTGATCCGCTGGAACTGCTGGAAGTGGCCCGCGAGGCCGCCGCTGCCGGAGCTGCGGTGCTGGCCCGGCGTTCCGCGGCGGGGCTGAACCCGGTGAACAAAAGCGCCGACGGCGACTGGGTCACGGACTTCGATACCGCCGCCGAGGTGGCCGTCCGCGAGGTTTTGGCCCGGCTGCGCCCGCAGGATGTGGTGACGGGGGAGGAGCTGGAAGCAGCGGTCCCGGTCCATTCCTCCGGCATCCGGTGGTCCATCGATCCGTTGGACGGCACCACCAACTTCATCCGGAACATCGTCTACTACGCCACCTCCGTGGCAGCGGTGAACGACGACGGCGAGTGGCTGGCCGGCGTCGTCCACGCCCCTGCGCTGGTGCGCGTCTATTATGCCGCCCGTGGGCACGGTGCATGGCTCGCTGAGCACGGCACCGTCCGGAAACTCACCGGACCGGATCCGGAGCGGGTTGGAAAGCTGCTGGGCACCGGGTTTTCCTACAACGCCTCTGTGCGCGACGAGCAGTATGCCGCGTTGCCGGGCCTGGCCGGGCAGTTCGCGGACGTGCGCCGTCTCGGTTCCGCGGCGCTGGACCTGTGCATGGTTGCCGACGGGACGCTGGATGCCTACACCGAGCGCGGATTGAATGAGTACGACTATGCCGCCGGGGCGCTGGTCGCGGAGGAGGCCGGTGTGCCGGTGCAGCGGCCCGCGAAGCCGGGCAACGATGCCGAACGCGAGGCTGCCTTCACGACGGCCGGAGCTGCGCTGCTGGGCTAA
- a CDS encoding TraR/DksA family transcriptional regulator — MPRKTTTAPRKTVRTEPVSAPALPRVQTPPELDTAYFATLIDERIDRTREQIDTLNAVIREVTLAAKDIPADDEHDPEGTTVSVERANEVALLAAAETSLIELLDARVRLDAGAYGICERCGNPIPAARLEIRPETRFCVSCAAARRR, encoded by the coding sequence GTGCCCCGCAAAACAACCACCGCTCCGCGGAAAACCGTGCGGACGGAGCCCGTGTCCGCCCCGGCACTGCCTCGGGTGCAAACACCGCCGGAGCTGGACACCGCCTATTTCGCGACCCTGATCGATGAACGCATCGACCGGACGCGTGAACAGATCGACACCTTGAACGCGGTCATCCGGGAAGTGACGTTGGCGGCAAAGGACATCCCTGCCGACGACGAACATGACCCCGAAGGCACCACCGTTTCGGTGGAGCGCGCCAACGAAGTGGCGCTGCTGGCGGCAGCGGAAACATCGCTGATTGAACTGCTTGATGCACGGGTTCGCCTGGATGCCGGCGCCTACGGTATCTGCGAACGCTGCGGAAATCCCATACCGGCGGCCCGGCTGGAGATCCGTCCGGAAACGCGTTTCTGCGTCAGTTGCGCCGCCGCCCGCCGCCGGTGA